A DNA window from Jaculus jaculus isolate mJacJac1 chromosome 1, mJacJac1.mat.Y.cur, whole genome shotgun sequence contains the following coding sequences:
- the LOC101608081 gene encoding NADH-cytochrome b5 reductase 1 gives MGLQPSSVLLASLGVGLLTLLGLALGTYLVRKSRRPRVTLLDPDEKYPLRLLDKTTVSHNTRRFRFALPTAQHILGLPVGKHVYLSARIDGSLVIRPYTPVTSDEDHGYVDLVIKVYLKGVHPKFPEGGKMSQYLDSLKIGDVVEFRGPSGLLAYTGKGTFNIQPNKKSPPEQRVAKKLGMIAGGTGITPMLQLIRAILKVPDDPTQCFLLFANQTEKDIILREDLEELQAQYPSRFKLWFTLDLPPADWAYGKGFVTADMIREHLPAPSDDVLLLLCGPPPMVQLACHPNLDKLGYSQKMRFTY, from the exons ATGGGGCTCCAGCCG AGCTCAGTCCTGCTAGCCTCTCTGGGGGTGGGGCTGCTTACTCTGCTGGGCCTGGCTCTGGGTACCTACCTGGTTCGAAAGTCCCGCCGGCCCCGAGTTACTCTGCTGGACCCCGATGAGAAGTACCCGCTGCGACTCCTGGACAAGACA ACTGTGAGCCACAACACCAGGAGGTTCCGCTTTGCCCTGCCCACCGCCCAGCACATTCTGGGGCTGCCCGTGG GCAAACATGTTTACCTCTCCGCCCGAATTGATGGTAGCCTTGTCATCAGGCCATACACTCCTGTCACCAGTGATGAAGACCATGGCTATGTTGATCTTGTCATCAAG GTCTACCTGAAGGGTGTGCACCCCAAATTTcctgagggagggaagatgtctcagtacCTGGATAGCCTGAAGATTGGGGATGTGGTGGAGTTCCGAGGGCCAAGTGGGTTGCTTGCTTACACTGGGAAAG GGACTTTCAACATTCAGCCCAACAAGAAATCTCCACCAGAACAGAGAGTGGCAAAGAAACTGGGAATGATTGCTGGGGGCACAG GAATTACCCCAATGCTGCAGCTGATCCGGGCAATCCTGAAAGTCCCTGATGATCCTACCCAATGCTTTCTACTTTTTGCCAACCAG ACTGAAAAAGACATCATCCTACGGGAGGACCTAGAGGAATTGCAGGCCCAGTATCCCAGTCGCTTTAAGCTCTGGTTCACTCTGGACCTTCCCCCAGCag ATTGGGCCTACGGCAAGGGCTTTGTGACCGCCGACATGATCCGCGAGCACCTGCCCGCCCCCTCAGATGAcgtgctgctgctgctctgtggGCCACCACCGATGGTGCAGCTGGCCTGCCATCCCAACTTGGACAAGCTGGGCTACTCACAAAAGATGCGGTTCACCTACTGA